The genomic region tgaaatgccgcAAAGAGATGTGTTCTCGTGGACCAGCATGATTACGGGTTACTCTCAAGCAAACCAATTTGCTGATGCAGTGAGGCTTTTCAAAGAGATGATGGAAGCTAAAGTGAAGCCGGACGAGGTAACCATTGCTAGCGTGCTTTCCGCATGTGCACATATCGGTTCACTTGATGTTGGGGAGGCTGTCCATGACTATATAAGGAAACATGGGGTTAAAGCCGATGTTTATGTTGGAAATGCCTTTATAGATATGTATTGCAAATGTGGTGTAGTTGAGAAAGCTTTGGAGGTGTTTAATGGGATGAGTAAGAAGGACTCTGTGTCATGGAATTCACTAATTTCAGGTCTTGCAGTGAACGGTTTTGCGATTCCCTCTCTCCATTACTTTTCCCTGATGTTGAAAGAAGGCGTGCAGCCGACCCATGGAGCCTTTCTCGGGGTTTTACTGGCCTGTGCTCATGCTGGATTGGTTGATAAAGGATTAGAATACTTTGAAAGTATGGAAAAGGTTTATGGACTGAAACCGGAAATGAAACACTATGGATGCATAGTTGATCTTTTGAGTCGCTCCGGTAATTTACAAAGGGCCTACGAGTTCATCGAAAAAATGCCGATGGCTCCGGATGTTGTGGTGTGGAGGATATTGTTGAGTGCCTCTCAGATTCATGGAAATCTACCCTTGGCTGAGATTGCCACAAACAAGCTTCTTGCACTTGATCCTTCTAACAGTGGTAACTATGTACTCTCATCTAATACCTATGCTGGGTCCAACAGATGGGAAGATGTTGTTAAAATGAGGGGACTTATGGAAGAGAGTAATGTACATAAAACATCAGGAAGCAGTTCCATAGAAATAGTTGGTTCAAGCAGTTCCATAGTAAATTGATGACTGTTACCCAGGAGAAACATTTATCACTTAATAAATTGACTTCATTTT from Arachis ipaensis cultivar K30076 chromosome B02, Araip1.1, whole genome shotgun sequence harbors:
- the LOC107623030 gene encoding pentatricopeptide repeat-containing protein At2g22410, mitochondrial-like; protein product: MKPSSSQIKALHAHLIRTYREAHASSSICHVITSYTLSPTTLPKAHLVLLRIQKPTLSLWNLVIRAWSLSHHQPHHAITTCNLMFRYGLFGNHLTYPSLFKACARVNDVLCGEMAHVRVLKLGFGSWLFVSNAMVHMYGCLGEMGRAQKVFDEMPERDLVSWNSLICGYSMGKRFREVLSVFEEMCAVGVRGDAVTMVKVLFACSCLGEWGVFDQMVEYIEENGVEIDVYLGNTLIDLFGRRGIVDRAREVFDRLQRRNVVSWNAMIMGYLRVGDLIGARKMFDEMPQRDVFSWTSMITGYSQANQFADAVRLFKEMMEAKVKPDEVTIASVLSACAHIGSLDVGEAVHDYIRKHGVKADVYVGNAFIDMYCKCGVVEKALEVFNGMSKKDSVSWNSLISGLAVNGFAIPSLHYFSLMLKEGVQPTHGAFLGVLLACAHAGLVDKGLEYFESMEKVYGLKPEMKHYGCIVDLLSRSGNLQRAYEFIEKMPMAPDVVVWRILLSASQIHGNLPLAEIATNKLLALDPSNSGNYVLSSNTYAGSNRWEDVVKMRGLMEESNVHKTSGSSSIEIVGSSSSIVN